One segment of Pelecanus crispus isolate bPelCri1 chromosome 2, bPelCri1.pri, whole genome shotgun sequence DNA contains the following:
- the SNX10 gene encoding sorting nexin-10 encodes MTPKHEKQEFVTVLVRDPRTQKEDSWHSYIDYEIFIHTNSMCFTRKTSCVRRRFREFVWLRQRLQSNAVLIQLPELPSKTPFFNMNNPHHVDHRRQGLQEFLEKILQDALLLSDSRLHLFLQTQLSPEDMEACVSGQTKYSVADAIHKFASLNRRFPIEDEERKKGKNHADSDSESSSSGLGPSNDSISCGCKASPASEES; translated from the exons GAGTTTGTAACTGTCTTGGTACGAGACCCCAGGACACAGAAAGAAGACTCATGGCATTCTTACATAGACTATGAGATATTTATTCAT ACAAACAGTATGTGCTTTACAAGGAAAACATCCTGTGTTAGACGACGCTTTCGAGAATTTGTTTGGCTTCGGCAGCGGCTTCAGAGCAATGCAGTGCTTAT ACAGCTACCTGAACTGCCATCTAAAACTCCCTTTTTCAATATGAACAATCCTCATCATGTGGACCATCGCCGGCAGGGTCTGCAAGAATTCCTGGAAAA gatCCTACAAGATGCATTATTGCTTTCAGACAGTAGGCTTCACCTCTTCTTACAGACTCAGCTAAGCCCAGAAGATATGGAGGCTTGTGTATCTGGACAGACCAAATACTCTGTTGCTGATGCGATTCATAAGTTCGCCTCTTTGAACAGACGTTTTCCTATAGaagatgaagagagaaaaaaaggaaaaaaccatgCGGACTCTGATTCAGAGAG TTCATCCTCCGGGCTCGGACCTAGCAATGACAGCATTTCATGCGGATGTAAAGCAAGCCCAGCTTCTGAAGAATCATGA